A single Venturia canescens isolate UGA chromosome 1, ASM1945775v1, whole genome shotgun sequence DNA region contains:
- the LOC122419060 gene encoding uncharacterized protein — protein MLCFYRKRGRNADEEISEFAPLSKRINNLHINGLSGLREAPSNPENIDAEWRNRNFMPSPNHSEPSQSSSSCDGCASGSSTFSAEYRPDLDANDNPFYYENNKLLYSLYVERMQRHPNFSELQ, from the coding sequence ATGCTTTGCTTTTACAGAAAGCGAGGGCGAAATGCGGACGAGGAAATCAGTGAATTTGCACCGTTAAGCAAAAGAATAAACAATTTGCATATAAATGGTTTATCAGGGCTACGAGAAGCTCCATCAAATCCTGAGAACATAGATGCCGAATGGCGGAATCGAAACTTCATGCCATCGCCAAATCATTCGGAGCCGTCGCAGAGTTCCTCATCGTGTGACGGATGTGCTTCTGGTAGCAGCACGTTCAGTGCAGAGTACAGGCCAGACCTGGATGCTAATGACAATCCTTTCTACTATGAAAACAACAAGCTCCTGTATTCTCTATATGTCGAGAGAATGCAACGACATCCAAATTTTAGTGAACTACAATAA